A stretch of the Orcinus orca chromosome 1, mOrcOrc1.1, whole genome shotgun sequence genome encodes the following:
- the KIF2C gene encoding kinesin-like protein KIF2C isoform X3, with product MSTVPEVRITTQENDMEVELPASASSRKQFSVPTGPPRPSCPAVAEIPLTMVSEEVEEQVHSSVQGSSSANPVNSVRRKSCIVKEMEKMKNKREEKRAQNSEMRIKRAQEYDNSFPNWEFSRMIKEFRATLECHPLTVTDPIEEHRICVCVRKRPLNKQELAKKEIDVISVPSKSVLLVHEPKLKVDLTKYLENQAFCFDFAFDETASNEVVYRFTARPLVQTIFEGGKATCFAYGQTGSGKTHTMGGDLCGKAQNASKGIYAMASRDVFLLKNQPRYRNLGLEVYVTFFEIYNGKLFDLLNKKAKLRVLEDGKQQVQVVGLQEHVVSCADDVIKMIDIGSACRTSGQTFANSSSSRSHACFQILLRAKGRVHGKFSLVDLAGNERGADTSSADRQTRMEGAEINKSLLALKECIRALGQNKAHTPFRESKLTQVLRDSFIGENSRTCMIAMISPGISSCEYTLNTLRYADRVKELSPHSGPSGEQPTQMETEEMEASSDGALSTGNFSKEEEELSSQMSSFNEAMTQIRELEERAMEELKEIIQEGPGWLELSEMAEQPDYDLETFVNKAECALAQQTKHFSALQDVLKALRLAMQLEEQASKQISSKKRPH from the exons ATGTCCACTGTCCCAGAGGTTCGCATCACCACTCAGGAGAATGATATGGAGGTGGAACTGCCTGCATCTGCAAGTTCCCGCAAGCAGTTTTCAGTTCCCA CCGGCCCCCCTAGGCCCTCCTGCCCTGCAGTGGCTGAGATACCATTGACGATGGTCAGCGAGGAGGTGGAAGAGCAAGTCCATTCCTCCGTCCAAGGCAGCTCTTCTGCAAACCCTGTGAACTCAG tTCGGAGGAAATCTTGTATtgtgaaggaaatggaaaaaatgaagaacaagCGAGAAGAGAAAAGAGCCCAGAACTCTGAAATGAGAATAAAACGAGCTCAG GAGTATGACAACAGCTTTCCAAACTGGGAATTTTCCCGGATGATTAAAGAATTTCGGGCTACTTTGGAATGTCATCCACTTACTGTGACTGATCCT ATTGAAGAGCACAGGATATGTGTTTGTGTTAGGAAACGACCGCTGAATAAACAAG AATTGGCCAAGAAAGAAATTGATGTGATTTCCGTTCCTAGCAAGAGTGTCCTCTTGGTACATGAGCCCAAGTTAAAAGTGGATTTAACAAAGTACCTGGAGAACCAAGCATTCTGCTTTGACTTCGCATTTGATGAAACAGCTTCAAATGAAGTCGTCTACAG GTTCACAGCAAGGCCACTTGTACAGACAATCTTTGAAGGGGGAAAAGCAACCTGTTTTGCATACGGCCAGACAGGAAGTGGTAAGACTCAT ACGATGGGTGGAGACCTCTGTGGGAAAGCCCAGAACGCATCGAAAGGGATCTATGCGATGGCCT cCCGGGACGTCTTCCTCCTGAAGAATCAGCCCCGATACCGGAACCTGGGCCTGGAAGTCTATGTGACATTCTTCGAGATCTATAATGGGAAG CTGTTCGACCTGCTCAACAAGAAGGCCAAGCTGCGTGTGCTAGAGGATGGCAAGCAGCAGGTGCAGGTGGTGGGGCTGCAGGAGCACGTGGTGAGCTGTGCTGATGACGTCATCAAGATGATCGACATAGGCAGTGCCTGCAG GACCTCTGGGCAGACATTTGCCAACTCCAGCTCTTCCCGCTCCCACGCCTGTTTCCAGATTCTTCTTCGAGCCAAAGGGAGAGTGCATGGCAAGTTCTCTTTGGTGGATCTGGCAGGGAACGAGCGAGGTGCAGACACTTCCAGTGCTGACCGGCAGACCCGCATGGAGGGCGCAGAAATCAACAAGAGTCTCCTGGCTCTGAAG GAGTGCATCAGGGCCCTGGGACAGAACAAAGCTCACACCCCGTTCCGCGAGAGCAAGCTGACACAGGTGCTAAGGGACTCCTTTATTGGGGAGAACTCAAGGACCTGCATG ATCGCCATGATCTCACCAGGCATAAGCTCCTGTGAATATACTTTAAATACACTAAGATATGCAGACAG GGTCAAGGAGCTGAGCCCCCACAGTGGGCCCAGTGGGGAGCAGCCAACTCAGATGGAAACAGAAGAGATGGAAGCCAGCTCTGACGGGGCCCTGAGCACAGGCAAT TTCTCCAAGGAAGAGGAGGAACTGTCTTCCCAGATGTCCAGCTTCAATGAAGCCATGACTCAGATCAGGGAGCTGGAGGAGAGGGCCATGGAAGAGCTCAAAGAGATTATACAG GAAGGGCCAGGCTGGCTGGAGCTCTCCGAGATGGCTGAGCAGCCAGACTACGACCTGGAGACCTTTGTGAATAAAGCAGAATGTGCCCTGGCCCAGCAAACCAAGCACTTCTCAGCCCTGCAAG ATGTCCTCAAGGCCTTGCGCCTGGCCATGCAGCTAGAAGAGCAGGCCAGCAAACAAATAAGCAGCAAGAAACGGCCCCATTGA
- the KIF2C gene encoding kinesin-like protein KIF2C isoform X1: MDSSLLQARLFPGLAIKIQRSNGLIHSANVRTVNLEKSCVSVEWTEGGATKGKEIDFDDVAAINPEILQLLPLHPKDNLPLQENVTVQKQKRRSVSSKIPAPKEGLRGRSTRMSTVPEVRITTQENDMEVELPASASSRKQFSVPTGPPRPSCPAVAEIPLTMVSEEVEEQVHSSVQGSSSANPVNSVRRKSCIVKEMEKMKNKREEKRAQNSEMRIKRAQEYDNSFPNWEFSRMIKEFRATLECHPLTVTDPIEEHRICVCVRKRPLNKQELAKKEIDVISVPSKSVLLVHEPKLKVDLTKYLENQAFCFDFAFDETASNEVVYRFTARPLVQTIFEGGKATCFAYGQTGSGKTHTMGGDLCGKAQNASKGIYAMASRDVFLLKNQPRYRNLGLEVYVTFFEIYNGKLFDLLNKKAKLRVLEDGKQQVQVVGLQEHVVSCADDVIKMIDIGSACRTSGQTFANSSSSRSHACFQILLRAKGRVHGKFSLVDLAGNERGADTSSADRQTRMEGAEINKSLLALKECIRALGQNKAHTPFRESKLTQVLRDSFIGENSRTCMIAMISPGISSCEYTLNTLRYADRVKELSPHSGPSGEQPTQMETEEMEASSDGALSTGNFSKEEEELSSQMSSFNEAMTQIRELEERAMEELKEIIQEGPGWLELSEMAEQPDYDLETFVNKAECALAQQTKHFSALQDVLKALRLAMQLEEQASKQISSKKRPH, from the exons ATTGATTTTGATGATGTGGCTGCAATAAACCCAGAAATCTTACAGCTTCTTCCTTTACACCCAAAGGACAATCTGCCCCTGCAGGAGAATGTAACGGTTCAG aaacaaAAGCGCAGATCAGTCAGCTCCAAAATTCCCGCTCCAAAGGAAG GTCTCCGAGGCCGCTCCACTCGCATGTCCACTGTCCCAGAGGTTCGCATCACCACTCAGGAGAATGATATGGAGGTGGAACTGCCTGCATCTGCAAGTTCCCGCAAGCAGTTTTCAGTTCCCA CCGGCCCCCCTAGGCCCTCCTGCCCTGCAGTGGCTGAGATACCATTGACGATGGTCAGCGAGGAGGTGGAAGAGCAAGTCCATTCCTCCGTCCAAGGCAGCTCTTCTGCAAACCCTGTGAACTCAG tTCGGAGGAAATCTTGTATtgtgaaggaaatggaaaaaatgaagaacaagCGAGAAGAGAAAAGAGCCCAGAACTCTGAAATGAGAATAAAACGAGCTCAG GAGTATGACAACAGCTTTCCAAACTGGGAATTTTCCCGGATGATTAAAGAATTTCGGGCTACTTTGGAATGTCATCCACTTACTGTGACTGATCCT ATTGAAGAGCACAGGATATGTGTTTGTGTTAGGAAACGACCGCTGAATAAACAAG AATTGGCCAAGAAAGAAATTGATGTGATTTCCGTTCCTAGCAAGAGTGTCCTCTTGGTACATGAGCCCAAGTTAAAAGTGGATTTAACAAAGTACCTGGAGAACCAAGCATTCTGCTTTGACTTCGCATTTGATGAAACAGCTTCAAATGAAGTCGTCTACAG GTTCACAGCAAGGCCACTTGTACAGACAATCTTTGAAGGGGGAAAAGCAACCTGTTTTGCATACGGCCAGACAGGAAGTGGTAAGACTCAT ACGATGGGTGGAGACCTCTGTGGGAAAGCCCAGAACGCATCGAAAGGGATCTATGCGATGGCCT cCCGGGACGTCTTCCTCCTGAAGAATCAGCCCCGATACCGGAACCTGGGCCTGGAAGTCTATGTGACATTCTTCGAGATCTATAATGGGAAG CTGTTCGACCTGCTCAACAAGAAGGCCAAGCTGCGTGTGCTAGAGGATGGCAAGCAGCAGGTGCAGGTGGTGGGGCTGCAGGAGCACGTGGTGAGCTGTGCTGATGACGTCATCAAGATGATCGACATAGGCAGTGCCTGCAG GACCTCTGGGCAGACATTTGCCAACTCCAGCTCTTCCCGCTCCCACGCCTGTTTCCAGATTCTTCTTCGAGCCAAAGGGAGAGTGCATGGCAAGTTCTCTTTGGTGGATCTGGCAGGGAACGAGCGAGGTGCAGACACTTCCAGTGCTGACCGGCAGACCCGCATGGAGGGCGCAGAAATCAACAAGAGTCTCCTGGCTCTGAAG GAGTGCATCAGGGCCCTGGGACAGAACAAAGCTCACACCCCGTTCCGCGAGAGCAAGCTGACACAGGTGCTAAGGGACTCCTTTATTGGGGAGAACTCAAGGACCTGCATG ATCGCCATGATCTCACCAGGCATAAGCTCCTGTGAATATACTTTAAATACACTAAGATATGCAGACAG GGTCAAGGAGCTGAGCCCCCACAGTGGGCCCAGTGGGGAGCAGCCAACTCAGATGGAAACAGAAGAGATGGAAGCCAGCTCTGACGGGGCCCTGAGCACAGGCAAT TTCTCCAAGGAAGAGGAGGAACTGTCTTCCCAGATGTCCAGCTTCAATGAAGCCATGACTCAGATCAGGGAGCTGGAGGAGAGGGCCATGGAAGAGCTCAAAGAGATTATACAG GAAGGGCCAGGCTGGCTGGAGCTCTCCGAGATGGCTGAGCAGCCAGACTACGACCTGGAGACCTTTGTGAATAAAGCAGAATGTGCCCTGGCCCAGCAAACCAAGCACTTCTCAGCCCTGCAAG ATGTCCTCAAGGCCTTGCGCCTGGCCATGCAGCTAGAAGAGCAGGCCAGCAAACAAATAAGCAGCAAGAAACGGCCCCATTGA
- the KIF2C gene encoding kinesin-like protein KIF2C isoform X2, whose amino-acid sequence MDSSLLQARLFPGLAIKIQRSNGLIHSANVRTVNLEKSCVSVEWTEGGATKGKEIDFDDVAAINPEILQLLPLHPKDNLPLQENVTVQKQKRRSVSSKIPAPKEGLRGRSTRMSTVPEVRITTQENDMEVELPASASSRKQFSVPIRRKSCIVKEMEKMKNKREEKRAQNSEMRIKRAQEYDNSFPNWEFSRMIKEFRATLECHPLTVTDPIEEHRICVCVRKRPLNKQELAKKEIDVISVPSKSVLLVHEPKLKVDLTKYLENQAFCFDFAFDETASNEVVYRFTARPLVQTIFEGGKATCFAYGQTGSGKTHTMGGDLCGKAQNASKGIYAMASRDVFLLKNQPRYRNLGLEVYVTFFEIYNGKLFDLLNKKAKLRVLEDGKQQVQVVGLQEHVVSCADDVIKMIDIGSACRTSGQTFANSSSSRSHACFQILLRAKGRVHGKFSLVDLAGNERGADTSSADRQTRMEGAEINKSLLALKECIRALGQNKAHTPFRESKLTQVLRDSFIGENSRTCMIAMISPGISSCEYTLNTLRYADRVKELSPHSGPSGEQPTQMETEEMEASSDGALSTGNFSKEEEELSSQMSSFNEAMTQIRELEERAMEELKEIIQEGPGWLELSEMAEQPDYDLETFVNKAECALAQQTKHFSALQDVLKALRLAMQLEEQASKQISSKKRPH is encoded by the exons ATTGATTTTGATGATGTGGCTGCAATAAACCCAGAAATCTTACAGCTTCTTCCTTTACACCCAAAGGACAATCTGCCCCTGCAGGAGAATGTAACGGTTCAG aaacaaAAGCGCAGATCAGTCAGCTCCAAAATTCCCGCTCCAAAGGAAG GTCTCCGAGGCCGCTCCACTCGCATGTCCACTGTCCCAGAGGTTCGCATCACCACTCAGGAGAATGATATGGAGGTGGAACTGCCTGCATCTGCAAGTTCCCGCAAGCAGTTTTCAGTTCCCA tTCGGAGGAAATCTTGTATtgtgaaggaaatggaaaaaatgaagaacaagCGAGAAGAGAAAAGAGCCCAGAACTCTGAAATGAGAATAAAACGAGCTCAG GAGTATGACAACAGCTTTCCAAACTGGGAATTTTCCCGGATGATTAAAGAATTTCGGGCTACTTTGGAATGTCATCCACTTACTGTGACTGATCCT ATTGAAGAGCACAGGATATGTGTTTGTGTTAGGAAACGACCGCTGAATAAACAAG AATTGGCCAAGAAAGAAATTGATGTGATTTCCGTTCCTAGCAAGAGTGTCCTCTTGGTACATGAGCCCAAGTTAAAAGTGGATTTAACAAAGTACCTGGAGAACCAAGCATTCTGCTTTGACTTCGCATTTGATGAAACAGCTTCAAATGAAGTCGTCTACAG GTTCACAGCAAGGCCACTTGTACAGACAATCTTTGAAGGGGGAAAAGCAACCTGTTTTGCATACGGCCAGACAGGAAGTGGTAAGACTCAT ACGATGGGTGGAGACCTCTGTGGGAAAGCCCAGAACGCATCGAAAGGGATCTATGCGATGGCCT cCCGGGACGTCTTCCTCCTGAAGAATCAGCCCCGATACCGGAACCTGGGCCTGGAAGTCTATGTGACATTCTTCGAGATCTATAATGGGAAG CTGTTCGACCTGCTCAACAAGAAGGCCAAGCTGCGTGTGCTAGAGGATGGCAAGCAGCAGGTGCAGGTGGTGGGGCTGCAGGAGCACGTGGTGAGCTGTGCTGATGACGTCATCAAGATGATCGACATAGGCAGTGCCTGCAG GACCTCTGGGCAGACATTTGCCAACTCCAGCTCTTCCCGCTCCCACGCCTGTTTCCAGATTCTTCTTCGAGCCAAAGGGAGAGTGCATGGCAAGTTCTCTTTGGTGGATCTGGCAGGGAACGAGCGAGGTGCAGACACTTCCAGTGCTGACCGGCAGACCCGCATGGAGGGCGCAGAAATCAACAAGAGTCTCCTGGCTCTGAAG GAGTGCATCAGGGCCCTGGGACAGAACAAAGCTCACACCCCGTTCCGCGAGAGCAAGCTGACACAGGTGCTAAGGGACTCCTTTATTGGGGAGAACTCAAGGACCTGCATG ATCGCCATGATCTCACCAGGCATAAGCTCCTGTGAATATACTTTAAATACACTAAGATATGCAGACAG GGTCAAGGAGCTGAGCCCCCACAGTGGGCCCAGTGGGGAGCAGCCAACTCAGATGGAAACAGAAGAGATGGAAGCCAGCTCTGACGGGGCCCTGAGCACAGGCAAT TTCTCCAAGGAAGAGGAGGAACTGTCTTCCCAGATGTCCAGCTTCAATGAAGCCATGACTCAGATCAGGGAGCTGGAGGAGAGGGCCATGGAAGAGCTCAAAGAGATTATACAG GAAGGGCCAGGCTGGCTGGAGCTCTCCGAGATGGCTGAGCAGCCAGACTACGACCTGGAGACCTTTGTGAATAAAGCAGAATGTGCCCTGGCCCAGCAAACCAAGCACTTCTCAGCCCTGCAAG ATGTCCTCAAGGCCTTGCGCCTGGCCATGCAGCTAGAAGAGCAGGCCAGCAAACAAATAAGCAGCAAGAAACGGCCCCATTGA